Proteins encoded within one genomic window of Argiope bruennichi chromosome 7, qqArgBrue1.1, whole genome shotgun sequence:
- the LOC129975798 gene encoding histone H1-III-like gives MSEETAAAPATPATATPKKKAKSGATKSKPNPPTHPKVSEMVVKSITTLKERGGSSLQAIKKHISSQYKVDIDRLTPFIKKYLKSAVAAGTLVQTKGKGANGSFKLSASGQKTKEPKKIVKKPKKEGAASPKKAKAPAKKTAKPKEKAEKKKKPAAAKKATAGAKKVAKPKSPKKAKATKPKAPKPKKLKTPKKAAPKKTSKK, from the coding sequence CCGAGGAAACAGCCGCTGCCCCTGCAACTCCAGCCACTGCCACGCCtaagaaaaaggcaaaaagtgGCGCAACCAAATCGAAACCTAATCCTCCAACTCATCCCAAGGTTTCCGAAATGGTTGTGAAATCCATCACCACTCTGAAAGAGCGAGGTGGCTCTTCACTGCAAGCTATCAAAAAGCACATCAGCAGTCAGTACAAAGTCGACATCGACCGTTTGACtcctttcatcaaaaaatatttgaaaagcgcTGTCGCTGCTGGAACTCTGGTTCAAACCAAAGGAAAGGGAGCTAACGGTTCATTCAAGCTGAGTGCATCCGGTCAAAAAACCAAGGAGCCAAAGAAAATCGTGAAAAAGCCTAAAAAGGAAGGAGCTGCTTCTCCAAAGAAAGCAAAAGCCCCTGCTAAGAAAACGGCCAAGCCGAAGGAAAAAGCAGAGAAAAAGAAGAAGCCTGCTGCTGCTAAGAAAGCCACTGCTGGGGCTAAAAAAGTAGCCAAACCCAAATCTCCTAAGAAGGCAAAGGCTACAAAGCCAAAAGCTCCCAAGCCCAAGAAATTAAAAACACCCAAAAAAGCAGCTCCTAAAAAAACTTCCAAGAAGTAA